The nucleotide window CTGCAGCCTTGGATTCTTTGCCCCGCGCTGGATCCAGATCCGCTCGACAGACCGGCCCCGCGAGCAGAGGACCTCTTCCACAGGATGAATGCCATAAATATAGTCCGACATCTAACGATTCCACTCCCAGTCCATGGACCCGTCAGGGAGATCTTTCAAAATGACGCCTTGATCGGCAAGCTCTTTACGAATCCGGTCGGCCTCGGCCCAGTCCTTGCGCTTTCTTGCCTCAGATCTCAGGGCGATTTTCTTCCGGATCTCTTCGAGATCCTGGGCCGGCCGGTCCTCCGTCCCCTTCAGGACCTGTTCCGGCCTCTCCTGAAAGAGGCCCAGGACGGATCCGATGACTTTGATATGATCCTGAAAACTTTTCAGGATCGATACAACCGCTTGATCCCTGTCCAGGCCGATGTCATTCAGGAATCCATTCAGTGTCCGAACCGCCTCAAAAATGCTCCCTATGGCCCGGGCCGTATTAAAATCATCATCCATGGCCTCTTCAAAACGGGGAATCATCTTGTGAACCTGAGCGGCAACTGACGGATACCCTTCGGCCTGATCCGATGCGATAGGCTTCGCCTCTCTTCCCATGCGCCTCTCCACCTCATAGAGGAGATGATAGACCCTGCGCCGGGCCCGTTCCGCATCCTCGAGGTTCTGGTCCGAGAAATCAATGGGGCTCCGGTAATGTGTGGAAAGAAGAAAAAACCGAACGGCTTCGGGTGTAAACCGTGCAAGCACCTCTTTAATCGTAAAGAAATTCCCCAAGGACTTGGACATCTTCTCCTGATTGATGTTGACAAACCCGTTGTGGAGCCAGTAATGGACAAAAGGCCTCCCCGTGGCCGCCTCGCTCTGGGCGATTTCATTCTCGTGATGCGGGAAGATCAGGTCTTTGCCGCCGCCGTGGATGTCGATGGTCTCCCCCAGCAGGGCAAGATTCATGGCCGAGCACTCAATATGCCACCCCGGACGCCCCGGTCCCCACGGGCTCTCCCATGTGGGCTCCCCAGGCTTGGATGCCTTCCAGAGCACGAAATCCAGAGGGTTTTTCTTCTTCTCATCCACTTCCACCCGGGCGCCCGCCAGGAGGTCTTCGAGCTTCCTCCCGGAGAGTTTCCCGTATCCCTCGAAGCGGTCCACGGAAAAAAGGACATCCCCGCCGGACTCATAGGCATAGCCTTTTTCCATCAGACGCCGGGTCAGGTCCACGATCTCCTTGATGTGATCCGTGGCTTTGGGTTCAAGATCCGCCCGCTCCACGCCCAGGGCTTCCATATCCTTCTGATATTCCAGGATATAACGCTCGGCGATCTCCTCCCAAGATACCCCCTGTTCCCTGGCCCGGTTGATGATCTTGTCGTCCACGTCCGTAAAATTCCGGACATACGTCACCTTCCACCCTTTGAAGGTCAGGTAGCGGCGGATCATATCGAAGACCACCGCCCCTCGGGCATGTCCGATATGGCTGTGATCGTAAACCGTCACCCCGCAGGCATACATCCCCACTTTCCCCGGACGGATCGGGACAAATTCCTCCTTGGTGTCGCCCAAGGTGTTAAAGACACGAAGCATCTTTTCTTTTCCCCTCCCTCTCTTTCAAAAACCCCTGAGGATTCTCAGAATTTGCGCGCTAAGCGGTCCTGTTCGTAAATAGGGTGACGTACCGACTTGTACTCGGTTTACCGGTAGAGGGTCGTAGGGCGGGCGCATCCCCGCGCGCGACTGAGGCGTACCCCTCTGGTACACCGCAAGGAGCGGAACGCCGATGAGCCCGCCCTACGGCACTCGAATGCCATCGTATTTACGAATAGGGCCATTAAGCTATATGAGCTTTTGCTATGCCGCCCATCTTGGGGAATTTTTACGAGTCCATCATCCTTTATCTTCATTCACTTCCCCGAGGACATTGATCCGGTGGGCCATGGCGCCGGCGCCGAAGCCGTTGTCGATGTTCACGGTGGCCAGGCCCGAGGCGCAGGAGTTGAGCATCGACAGCAAGGCTGCAATGCCGCCGAAGCTCGCGCCATACCCCACGCTCGTGGGAACGGCGATCACGGGCTTGTCCACCAGCCCCCCCACCACGCTGGCCAGCGCCCCTTCCATCCCGGCCACGACCACGAGGACCCTGGCCTCCAGGATCTTCTCCTTCTGGTCAAAGAGCCGGTGGATCCCGGAGACGCCCACGTCGTAGAGGGTCTCGACCCGGCTCCCCAGAACCTCAGCGGTCACCGCCGCCTCCTCGGCCACGGGGATATCCGAGGTCCCGGCCGAGAGGATCAGGATCTTTCCCCGGGTCGGCGTTTTCTTCTTCAACTGGATGACGACGGCACGCGACCGCTCATGATAGACCGCACGGGAATCCATCCGTTTGATCTTCCTGTAGAGATCGGGGGCTGCCCGGGTGGCCAGGATATCATACTCCTTGGAAAGCATCCTCTCCACGATGGCCTGAACCTGCCCGGCGGTCTTTCCCTCGCAGAAGATCACCTCCGGGGCCCCCTGCCGGAGGCTGCGGTGGTGGTCGATGTGCGCAAACCCCAGACCCTCATAAGGGAGATCCCTGAGCCTCCGCATCCCCTGGGCTATGGTCGTCCTTCCCTTCTGGATTTCCTGGAGGAGCTTTTTCAACTTTTCCTGATCCATGCTTTCTCCTTATTGAACCGGACAGCCGATCCGTCAGTTTTCCCCTGCAACCTCTTTAGCAATGCTTTCCGCATGGGTATTGATCTGTTTGAGGCTGCTGATGACATCCAGGTGAATCGAGCTGGTATCAATGGTCTCCTGAAGTCCGTTATGGAGTCTCTGGATATGGGCTTTTCTGAGATCCGACTCCAGTTTGTCGATTCTGGGAAACTGATGAAGCACCTCCTTGGCTTGCTCCGCGTTCCAGTGAACAAAGGCGCTCACCACCTTCTGAAGATTTGCGTAGATCTGTCCATGCATCAGAATGATATCCTGTTCCCCCCCGCTGGAAAAATGCAGGCCGAAATCAATTTTCTTTCTGGCGAGTTCCATCAGACTCTTGTCGATCAGGTCCCCGACATGCTCTAAGTTATCCACAATATTCAGGAGAGAGATCTCCCGTCTGGACTGGTCTTCGGTCAGGGACCCCTGTGCAACGGAAATCAAATACCGCGTGATGGCATCATCCAGATAGTCAATTTCATTATCCATCTTCTTGATCTCTTCCCGGAGAAAGTCGTCGCCGTTCTGAAAGACAAGGATCGTCTGCCTGAACATCTCCAGGACACGATTTCCCATCCTCTCCGCCTCCTTGCCGGCCTGCCCCAGGGCGATCTCAGGCGTATCCAGGACCTGCTCGTCCAGATAACGGACCTCAAAGGTCCGTTCCAGTTCAGGAACGATGGGGATCATAAAGGTGATTATTTTTCGGAAGGGGACGGTAAAGGGGAGAAAGATCATGGTGTTCAGCACCTTGAAGAGCATATGCCCGTTGGCGATCTGCCTGGAAATGCCCGCGGCAAAAGGATCGGACATCCAAAGGATCGCCTCACGGAAAAGATCCATGAAGGGATAGACCAGGAGGGCGCCGATCAGATTAAAAAGGAGATGGGCCACGGCCACACGCTTCCCCTCACGGGATGATCCGAGACTGGAGAGGATCGCCGTGCTGCACGTGCCGATGTCCGCCCCGAGAAGAATGGGAATGGCCGCGGGGAGGTCCATCATCCCCTGGCTGGCCAGGACCATGGAGATCCCGATGGCGGCGGCGCTGCTATGAATGATGCCGGTGAAAACGGCGGATATGGCGATGGCGACGATCGGATAGGCCTCCATGGAGACCAGGCTGTTCAGAAATAAGGGGTAGGAACGGAGCGGTTCGGTGGAATCCATCAGGACCTTGATCCCCAGGAAGATCAGACCGAAACCGAGGAGGGACTGCCCCAGATACTGTACGATCCGGTTCCGCTTGAAGACCAGGAGCATCACCCCGATCCCGACGAGCAGGAGGGAATAATTCGAGACATTAAAGGCAATCAACTGGACCGTGAAGGTGGTCCCGATGTTGGCGCCGTAGACGACCCCGATGGCCTGTGACAGGGTCATGAGCGAGGCGTTGACGAACCCGACCAGCATGACCGTGGTGGCGCTCGAAGACTGGATGGTCGCGGTCATGAGGGCGCCGATCACGGTCCCTTTGATCGGCGTATTGGTCAAGGTGCCCAGGATATTGCGGAGCCTTCGTCCTGCGACCTTCTGCAGTCCCCAGCCCACGGTCTTCATCCCGTAGATGAAAAGCCCTACCCCGCCGAAGAGACCGATGCAGATACGCAGGAACGCGCCTGGTGTCATGACTTCCAATCAACCCCCTGTCTGCCGCCGGGAGACTCCTGCTCCTCCTTCGGACCCCGGCTCATGAGCTCATGCACGGCATCCTTGGGACTCGCCCCTTGATAAAGGATCCGATAGACCTGGTGAGTGATCGGCATCTCCACGTTGTGCCTTTTTGAAAGGTCATGCACGGACCGGGTGGTCCGGACCCCTTCGGCTACGGTCTTTTCGTTTTCAAGAATCTCCTTCAGGGGCTCCCCCTGTCCGAGTCTGAGTCCGACACTCCGGTTCCTGCTCAGATCCCCGGTGCAGGTCAGGACCAGGTCTCCCATTCCGGCGAGGCCCATAAAGGTCATGGGAGAAGCCCCCATGGCCGTGCCCAGGCGGGACATCTCCATGAGCCCTCGGGTAATGAGCGCCGCACGGGCGTCGTAACCGAAGCCGATGCCGTCGCTGATGCCGGCGGCAATGGCCATGACATTCTTGACGGCCCCTCCCAGTTCCACACCCATCACATCCGGGGTGATATAGACGCGGAAATAGGAAGCGGCAAAAAAGGACTGCATTCCCAGGGCCACCTCTTTGTTCCGGCACGCGAGAGTGACCGCGGTAGGGAGTTCCCGGGCCACCTCCAGGGCAAAACTCGGTCCGGAGAGATAGGCGAAATTCCCTTCAGGGATATGGGTCAGGATTTCCGGGAGGATCTCGGAGACGGTCATGAGCGTATGGTTTTCAATCCCCTTGGCCGCGCTGAGCACCACCGAATGCTCCGGTATGAAGGGAAGAAAGCATTCGGCGACCCTGCGTATGACATGGGACGGGGTGACGAACAAGAAGATCCGGCAGTCCCTGGATACCTCCTCACAGGAAGAGGATGGGAGGATCCTCTCTGAAAGAGGGATATCCGGAAGATAGACCCGGTTTATTCGCGTCTCTCTGATCTCCTCGGCCAGGTCTTCTTCAAAGACCCAGAGGGAGACCGGATGCCCTTTCTTAGCCAGAAGATTCGCAAGTACGGTCCCCCATGCACCGGCCCCGATCACGGCAACACGCTCTTTCATGATCCCCGCCTATTGAATAAATGGAGTCTGTGGGGCTGCATTCTTTTTAATTCTCCTCCCATCTATTGGTTAAAAAGGGGTCGAGGATTCCAGGGTTACCCTTCAGGAAACGGATCATGGCCTCATGGCTCTCCACAGGTCTCTCCAGAGTCGGGCAGTGGCCCGCATCCTTGATCCAGACCTGACGCGCCCCTAAAATCTTCGAAGCGGTCAGGGAAAATTCCGAAGGCCGGACGATCCCATCCTCTTGAGTCCCCATGATCAGGACAGGGACGGAAACCTCCTGAAGGCGCGGAGTCAGATCGGTCCCGAGCACGGCCTCGGCATGGCTCTTCAGTACGGAATAAGGGGCCTTGCCCGCGTCTTCCGTAAACAGGGGATCCAGGACAAAATAGTATCTTTTTATTCTTCTGAGAGCCCGCAGGATCCAGGGAATACTGAGCGCGATCTTGACAAGCGCAATCCCCAGGGGAGTCGCGCCGATCCGGCCCCTGCCGTGCAGGGCCCGTCTCCCGGAGACAGGAGTATTGATCAGGATCAGTTTCCCGATCCGATCCGGAGACCGAAGAGCGGCGATCAAGGCAATCATTCCGCCCATGGAATGCCCGATCAGGTCGAACTCTCGGACTCCGAGCGCATCGCTGATGCCGAGAATCATCTCGGCATGGCCTTCCAGGGAATACGCGATGACGGGCTTGTCCGAATCACCGAACCCGAGCAGATCCGGGGCGATCGCCCGCCCGTACCCGGAGAGCGACAGGAAGGTCTCCCGCCAGAAACCGGATGCGCCTGCCAG belongs to Nitrospirae bacterium CG2_30_53_67 and includes:
- a CDS encoding cysteine--tRNA ligase, which codes for MLRVFNTLGDTKEEFVPIRPGKVGMYACGVTVYDHSHIGHARGAVVFDMIRRYLTFKGWKVTYVRNFTDVDDKIINRAREQGVSWEEIAERYILEYQKDMEALGVERADLEPKATDHIKEIVDLTRRLMEKGYAYESGGDVLFSVDRFEGYGKLSGRKLEDLLAGARVEVDEKKKNPLDFVLWKASKPGEPTWESPWGPGRPGWHIECSAMNLALLGETIDIHGGGKDLIFPHHENEIAQSEAATGRPFVHYWLHNGFVNINQEKMSKSLGNFFTIKEVLARFTPEAVRFFLLSTHYRSPIDFSDQNLEDAERARRRVYHLLYEVERRMGREAKPIASDQAEGYPSVAAQVHKMIPRFEEAMDDDFNTARAIGSIFEAVRTLNGFLNDIGLDRDQAVVSILKSFQDHIKVIGSVLGLFQERPEQVLKGTEDRPAQDLEEIRKKIALRSEARKRKDWAEADRIRKELADQGVILKDLPDGSMDWEWNR
- a CDS encoding 1-(5-phosphoribosyl)-5-amino-4-imidazole-carboxylate carboxylase — translated: MDQEKLKKLLQEIQKGRTTIAQGMRRLRDLPYEGLGFAHIDHHRSLRQGAPEVIFCEGKTAGQVQAIVERMLSKEYDILATRAAPDLYRKIKRMDSRAVYHERSRAVVIQLKKKTPTRGKILILSAGTSDIPVAEEAAVTAEVLGSRVETLYDVGVSGIHRLFDQKEKILEARVLVVVAGMEGALASVVGGLVDKPVIAVPTSVGYGASFGGIAALLSMLNSCASGLATVNIDNGFGAGAMAHRINVLGEVNEDKG
- a CDS encoding glycerol-3-phosphate dehydrogenase: MKERVAVIGAGAWGTVLANLLAKKGHPVSLWVFEEDLAEEIRETRINRVYLPDIPLSERILPSSSCEEVSRDCRIFLFVTPSHVIRRVAECFLPFIPEHSVVLSAAKGIENHTLMTVSEILPEILTHIPEGNFAYLSGPSFALEVARELPTAVTLACRNKEVALGMQSFFAASYFRVYITPDVMGVELGGAVKNVMAIAAGISDGIGFGYDARAALITRGLMEMSRLGTAMGASPMTFMGLAGMGDLVLTCTGDLSRNRSVGLRLGQGEPLKEILENEKTVAEGVRTTRSVHDLSKRHNVEMPITHQVYRILYQGASPKDAVHELMSRGPKEEQESPGGRQGVDWKS